Part of the Paenibacillus aurantius genome, GAGAACGGAGAGTACCGTTTCCTCTCTCAAACAAGCGCTCCCTTTGAGGGGAATGACTTTCACACTATTCTTCCTCTGGAGAACGGGAAGGGGCTGTACCGGATTACCGCCGTTAGCCTGCTCAGCTATCCACGCGGAACCGGCTCCAAGGAAATCGCCAAATGGTATGTGGAGAAGCCATAACACAATCCATTTGGAAAAGCCAGGAGTCGGCGCTGCTACCCTTCCACCATTTTTAGATAACAGATTTGTTTTCCATCGGCTTTTGCGATCAGAATCGTTGCCGCTCGCTCCCGGGACTCATACAGCTCGGTACCTACCGGAAGCCTGGTCGCCATTCCTTCTTCGAAAGGGAAACTGGACCTATACCGTTCCGCAATCGTGCCCACCTTCGAGCCTATGGTCCATTCCGATTGTTGAACCCATTCCACTTCCCTTGCGTTGAGATAGACAAATCCGTTGAACTGGAAAAGATCCGCATCGGGAGATTGATCCAACACCTCCTCGGCTGTTGGATTATGGGTGGCAATAGCTAGGGAGTCATCCACGGAACGACTCTTCTCGGACGGCATGCAGCCTGTAAGAGTTAGCAAAAGGACAAGGAACGAAAGGAATGGTTTCATTTTTACCGCCTCCTATAGCAAGTAAGACGGTACGGAAGGTTATTATGTTTCAGAAGCATATAGGGCACAACCAACAAAAAAAATCCTCCTGCTCAGGCGGGAGGATTTATCATTTTGCAGAACTGAGATATGGTCGGTTCGGCGTTCCTTATTATGGTGTAGCGCTGTACCCGTTGAAGTAATGCACTCCGTCGTGGGCGGTATCCCCGGGTGCTGTCCTTCGGTTGGTGTTAAACCAGAGCTTATCGCCATTGGCGATTCCGACGCTCTCGATCTCAAATAGATCAGGGTAGGTCGATGATGTAATACGGAACGAGAGATTGTCATCCGAATAGATGGTACCCGAGGCCGTAGAAATGCTCCGATACACCAGAACGATGCTTACATTCTCATACGTAAGGGGAACATAGATGGTATTGTTATAATACCCGAAGCCTTGGGAAACATACGAGCTGATATTCGAAATGGTACTGCCGTTGACCAAAGCATCGGACGTGTTCAGGGTGAAACCGTAGGTGGCATTGATCGTGCCGCCGTTAGCGGTCAAAGGTAGCGTTCCCCGATAGAGAGTAAGGCCGGACTTGAAGAGGAAGTAGATGTTGCTCGCGTCTTTGCTGGTGATGGCTACACCCGACATTCCTTTGTCTACCCCGTTGTACTGGATTGTGTAGTTCCCTACTTTGTAGTAGGTCGTTCCGACATATTTCAGCTTCACGAGGCTCATGCTTCCGGCTTTCATGGTGATAACGAACATGTAGTATTCTCCGTCAATCGTGCTGAGCACCATATCATTGGCATGGCCGAGGTAGGTATTGTAGGTGGTCCCGTTGTCTCCATTGGTCATGAGAGTGGTCGTTCCGTCGCTCATTCTGGTCCGGTAAATGACGGCCTTGGTGTCGTCTCCGTTAATTTTGACCGAATAAGTGTAAGAAGACCCCACGGCAAAACCTTGAGCAGCATAACAATCATTGGCATTTCCTAGTGTGGCCATCGTGGTGTAGGTATTGTAATACGCGGCGCTGGCTGTAATCGGCAACAGAAAAGCCATACATAAGAGCAGTACCAGAAAAGTAGTAAAGCGCTTCCTTCTTGTCCATGACTTTATCCTCGTTCCCGTTCCTCTTGCCGGCATAATCGTCATTCCCTAACCTCCATAAAATGGATTTGAGTACGTCAATATATATTACCCTGAATCCGTCCCCATTCGGTGAATTTAGCCGTAAGAATTTTTGTTATTTTCGTAAAATTCTCATTCTTTTTTTGGCACAAAAAAAGGAGCCTGCCCTTAACGGTCATGGTTCCTTTTCCTACCCGAATCAGCGGCTTTTAACCAGCAGTTCCACAGCTTCCTTCACCAGCTTGCCGGTGTCGTGGTTGCCTGCGGCCTGCTCGGCCAGGATGCATTGCTGCAGGTTCTCCGCTACGATATGGGCGATGGCTTTGTCCGACGCATTCCGGATGGCCGACAGCTGTGCCACCACTTCTTTGCATGGCTTCTCTTCATCCATCAGCCGGAGGACTCCCCGGATCTGGCCCTCGATTCTTCTCAGCCTTGTTTTCATTGCGTCCGTGTAGTTATAATCCAACGATTTCCCCGCCTTTCACATGATACAGGTACAGGTATCCCTATTGCTAGTATACCCTCAGAAGGATAAAGGGACAAATGGTATACGATAGTGTCGGAAGACGAATCCTAATCGGTAATCTGCTGAAGAAACGCCTTTATGTCCCTATCTCCTGGAGCCGTTCCCGGCTGAACCGGATCCATTCCCGGGCGGCAAAGGACAGATACCCTTCCTTGCGCCACATCATGGCGAGCCTCCACGGAATGATAGGATCGTTCAAAGGTACGACACGGATCCTCCCGGGATCCAGCTGCCGGCAGATGGTCGTCGGGAGCAGGGCCACCCCCAGCCTCTCCGCTGCCATCCGGCTGATGAAATCCCATTGGGCGCTTTCATAGGCAACCCGCGGCTCGAAGCCCGCCTCCCGGCAGGCCGCTAGAATCCGGTCGTTAAGGGCAAAGTCTTCCCTGAACAGAATAAAGGGCTCCCGGGCCAGCTCGGCCAGCCGGATGCTCTCCTTGTCGGCAAGCGGATGTAAGGGAGAAAGCACGAGCTGGAGGCTTTCTTCTACGAATACATAGCCATCCAAGGCGGAATCCCCTGTGGGGAGCAGGATGACCGCGACATCGAGACCTCCCCCGCGCAGCTCGTTCTCCAGCTTCTTGGACCCGTCCTCCACCATGCGAATCGCAATGCCCGGGTAGCGCTCCCCGAATCTTCCCATCATTTCCGGAAAGAAGCTGACGCCCACCATAGGCGGAAGCCCAAGCCTTATCGATCCTTTCCGAAACCCGGTAAGGTCGTTCAGCTCCTCCTTCAGGCTGCGGAAGGAACTAACCATCGTTTCCGCATGGGCGGCTACCGCCTTCCCGGCATCGGTGAGCTCCGCTTTCTTTCCCGTTCGGAGGAACAAGGTGACGCCCAGCTCTTCTTCCAGTCTTTTGATCATTTTGCTAATGGTGGGCTGGGTGACGTGAAGCGCTTCGGCCGCTTTGGTGAAGCTGCCATGGCGGGCCACCTCCCAAACATAGTTCATATCCCGGATATCCATGTGAAAAAGCTCCTTTGCCACACCTGTACAATAGACAAATGGAATGAAAAACATTCCATCTATTCATTTTACCCATGAAAGCGGGAGGTGTACAATTTTCATAGGAGGGATCTTCTTGATTCGTTTCGGTAAAGGCGTTCTGCAAATTTTGTTTTTCGTCCTGGTTTCTTATGGAATGAATGCGTGGGTGGGCTTCATGGGCTGGCCGGTTCCGGGAAGCATTCTGGGGCTGGGCTTCGTTTTTGTTCTGCTTCAACTAAAAATCCTCCCCCTGAACGCCGTCGAGCTAGGAGCGAAGTGGCTGCTTGCCGAAATGCTCCTGTTCTTTATTCCGTCCGCGGCCGGGGTTGTCGAATATAAGCCCATGCTCCTCAGCAGCGGTCCGCAAATTCTGCTGGTCGTCCTAACCGGTACCGCTCTCGTAATGGGTTGTGCCGGCTTGGCGGCGGAGCTGATCATCAGACGCAAAGGGAGGAAGATGCCATGATCGCGTTGGGCTGCCTGTTGGCCACGCTTGTCATCTACTGGGGCGCGAAGCGGGTCTACCGGGCTTTTCCGCGGGTTTACTTGACCCCGCTATTGGTCGCACCCGTGATCATTATCGGGATTCTCACTCTGGCCCATCTTCCCTATCCATCCTATGAGGCGGGCACTCACTGGCTGACCCGGATGATCGGGCCGGCAACCGTCGCCATGGCGATCCCGCTCTATCAAAACTTCGGCATGCTTAAGAAGCATGCGGCGGAAATAACATTGAGCGTGCTTTTCGGTTCCGCCGCTGCCTTGATCAGCTCCGCCTGGATGGCACGCGAGCTTCATCTCGACAACCGGCTGGTGGAAAGCCTCGCCCCCCGTTCGGCCACCACCCCGATCGCCATGGCGGTTTCCGAAAGGATCGGCGGCATTCCGACCATGACGGCGGTCTTCGTTATCTTGACGGGCTTGTCCGGCATGATCCTCGGTCCTTATATGGTGCGGCTGCTGCGCATCCGCAGCGAGGTGTCACGCGGCGTTCTGTTCGGAACGAGCTCGCACAATGCGGGAACCTCGAAGGCCTTCGAGTCGGGCTCGGCCGCCGGAAGCATCGCCAGCATCTCCATGATTCTTACCGCCTTCTTCACCCTGCTCCTCGCTCCGTGGCTTATGCCGTGATTCGTCAATCCGGAATGGGACACCTGGGAAGAAGGCAATAACAAGGGGCTTTCCCGGCGAGTCGGCTCGCTAGGAAAGCCCCTTTTGGGGTAGGGATCAGATAGGGGACGGCCACTCCACAACCAGCCGGACTCCTTCCGGAATGCCCGGGTAACGGAGCAGCAGCGTGGCCGACGCCGGATCGTAAGCCGAGGCGACCTCGACGGGAACGGAAGAGGATCCGCGCTCATCCCGCCCTGTCTTCTGCGATTCAACGTTACCGCCAGCTCCTTCCTCTGCTGCCCGGTCCCCCGCTCCAGCCAAGCCGGCGCTCCTCTGCTCGGCGGTTATGCGCAGAGGAGCCGAGGCCGAGCGGATTCGGGTGCTGACCGTCAGCCCGGCAGGAGCCTCGGAGTGGAAAAAGAGCCGCCCCTCTCCGCGCCGCTCGTTACGCACGCGCGAAGAACTCACTAGAACAGCGGGCGTGTTTAATCCGGCTTCGTCAATGCCCGCCCCACCGGACTCGCCGCAATCGTCCGATCCGAACGGTTCTCGGCGCTCATAAGCGAGATCATACAGCAGAGCGTCCTCACCTGGCTGGAGCTTGACGGACGCCACGACCGGCAGGTCCGCTTCGAACAGGTCCAGGAACGGTCCCTGTAGAACAGGCGGCTCCCCCGTCTCCGTTTCGTCGAGGGCATGGGCGATGACGTACGGGCCCCGCTGAATCCGCAAAAGCCCGCTTTCCCGGTACTCCTCTTCTTCCCCCCGCCGCTCCAGTGCCCAGCGGACATCCTCCGCGACAAGCCCGGCTCCTTCCTTCGTCCGGGCAAACGCCGCCGGATGAATTCGGCGATACCGAAGGGCACCGGCGCCTGCCGGATGATCCCCCTCCGCGGGCTCCCGTCCGAGTCCCAAGGCCTCGAACAGATGATGCTCCGGCCGCTCGTAGGTTCGGGAGCCGGAGGAACGGTTCCACCATTCGCTTACTTCGTGGAACGGGTCCGTCCCATCTCCGTAATACAGCAGAATTCCGCCTTCCCGTACCCATTGGGCCAGCACCTGATGGAGGCCGGGATGTTCGGGCTTCATGAATTCGTAGCTGAGCAGCAGCACCCGGTATCCTTCCAGATAGCCTGGGAAAGCAAGAAGATTATCCAGCTGGACGGGACGGAGCGGAATCCCCTTCTTCACAAGGGGAAGAGCCAGGCCGTAAAAAGCCGACCAATCCAGCAGTTCGCGCTGTGCCTCCGGCAGAACCTCCGACGTGTCCGTGCCGTCATACTTGAAGGCGCTGCTTTCGTCGTCAGCCAACACGTCTCCCCGCTGGAACATCGCGGAATTGGCAAGACAGAGGCCGATGCCGCGGGTATATATCGCTTCCCTTCCCTCCCCCTCCGCTATTTCTTCATGACTATGCATATCGCGCAGGACATTCATGACCGTCAAAAGAACGGTTCCATACTCCCCGGGAAGGGGCTCCTTCCCGGTGCCATCCTCCTTCGGGTAACTCCCTTCGAAGACGCGGTAAGGCCAGGGGCAGACCTCATACTGCTTCACGCCGGGATGCAGCAGCGAGGCGGTGACGGTGGCCCGGTAGTTGCGCCGGTAATCGCTCCAGGTATATCGGGGGTTATCCTCGATCGGATCATGCAGAAACCACATCTCCCGTCCGGTACCGCGCGTCAGCTCCTGCATGATGCCGTATTCCAGGTACGCCGTCTCGAAGGTCCGTTCCCGTCTGATTCCCTGATAGATGTTGGGCGTACGGGCCGTGCCGGTCCAAATCTGGGCGATAAAGCCGTCGCAGGCCGGCATATTCACGAGCAGCGCCTCGGGACTGATGATTCTCCACTGGGTGTAGTTAATCAGACTGTGAGTCGGCACATAGAAGCGGATCGTCCGTCCGTAGGTTACGAGCGAATAGTCCTTCAGCTGGCTGCACAGGCGGTCCAAGGCCCGGTAGTACATGACAGCCTTCAGCTTCGAAGCTCTGTACTGCGCGTCCGGCGAAGAGTGAGGGGGAATCCATTCCTCTCCGTAGAAGGTAAGCCACTCCCGGCGGAACGCCTCCGAATAACCCGACTGCGCCCAGAACTCCGGCTCCTCCAGATGGATCGCCTCTACGCCGCAATCCACCGCCTTTTTCAGATGGGCGGCCAAATAATCGGCAAACGCGATCGTCGGAACCATATAAGGCACGTCGGGGCCGTGCTGCACGTATTTCCCTTTACGGTCCATTTGGGCTTCGTCCCAATGGCTGCGCCCGTCGAATCGCCCGTAAAGATAATCCTGATACTCCCCCCAGGAAACGCCGGTCATCAGGTGAATCGTATAGCCGGCCTTTCTCCAACCTTCGATGCGTTCCGGCAGGTCGTCCGAAAGGCCATACACCATAACGAAGTCGGTTCGCAGATCATACTTGGCCCCATAGGGCCGGGACTCCTGAAAGCCGGTCCATTCCGGACTCTTCTGGCTCAGACGGGTCATACAGGCAGATCTCCTCTCTTGGAAAAAAGGCCCCCCGGGTCAAAAGCAGGCCCGGGAGGAACGTTTACGGGTGGCGAACTCTCAAGCAAAAATAACGGCCGTTAGTTCGGCATCTGCACCTTCACCACTTCTTTTCCCTTCAGGTTGTCGTTGACGTACTTGATCGCTTCCGGATAGTTCATTTTGTTCAACTGCCCCCGAAGCGCATTAAGCACATTAAGAGCCGCTTCGTCGGACTTGGCGAAGATCGCTTCCTTCCACACATCGTTCATCTTATCCATTGAAGGCTTAAGCGTCTCCCAGTTCGGTGCCTTCGTGATGACATCACCCGCGTTATAGGCCGAGATTACCTTGATTCCGTTCGGCCTCAAAATTTTGCGCGCATTCTCCATCGCCTTCATCCGGTCCTGGTCCATCCAGATGTCGCCGCCGAGGGAATTCGTGCGGTCCGGTCCCGTCAACGACTCGAAACCGATGCCGAACCCTTCGTTCTTCTTCTGCTTGCCGGTCGTGTCAGCGGCAAACTTGTCGAAGATTTCCTTCTTCGCGACCGGCTTGCCGTTCGCCATGTCATAATGGACGCCTTCCACCCCGTAATGGACCAGCTTGAAGCCTTCATCCGAGGCTAGGAAATCCAGCAGCTTCAGAGCCGCGTCCACATTCTTGCACGATTTCGTGATAACGGTGACATTGTTGCCCTGAATGGCTAGATCCGCAGGCCGGTTCGGCTCGGCTCCGGCGCGCTCCAGCGGACCAACCGGGATATAGTCGCTGCCCGGATGGGCTTTCACGTAATCCTTCGAAGCATCCAGAATGGCCGGGTAGTGAGCGGCCAGAACGGCGATGCGTCCCTGCTTGATTTTCTCATTGGCTATCGGGTCGGTCTGGGTGAAGGCCTCGGGATCGAGCAGCCCTTCGGAAAGCAGCTTCCGGTAGTACAGGGTATAGTCCTCATAGGCCTTCGTGAAGAAAACATTCTCGAGCGTGCCGTCTCCTTTATCCACATAATTGGAGCCGTAGAACATTGTGCTGCCGATTCCAACCGCCCAGCCGTTGTGGAAGCCCCCTAGCGGGATGACCGGCATTCCATTCTCCTTCAAGCCCGCATCCTTAATCTTCTTTAGAAAGGCATACAGGTCGTCCTTCGTCTTCACCTTCTGCGGATCGACCCCAATCTTATCCGCTATGTCTTTGCGGACGTAGAAGCCGTAAAGCCAATCCAGAGCATCCTTGTCGGTGGCCGGCTGGTTCTGGTACAGCATATATTTCTTGTCGCCGAAGGCTCCGATCGCTTTCTCATAGAGAGCGGGCGGCACGTTCTCCTTCTTGATGCCTTTGGCCAGGTTCGGGTACTGAGCCAGCTTCCCGGACAAGTCCACCAGCTGGTCTTCCTTAGCCGCCTTGATGATTCCGTCAAGCTCTCCTCCCCAAGCGGGGCCGGTGTAGATATCCGGCAGATCTTGAGTAGCGAAAATCGTATTGACCTTCTCCACTTCGCTGCCTTTCGTGTAATCCAGCTTCACGTTGACGCCCGTCTTCTCCTGAATCGCCTTGGTGATCGGAGTCAGGTCCACATCCCCGGCGCTGGAGCCGTTCCAGTTGTGAAGGATTTTGAGCGTGACCTCCTTCCCCGAACCTCCTCCGTCGTTCCCGCTTGACGATGTTCCGCCGTCCTTGCCGCCCCCGGTACAGCCGACCAGCGTGCTTCCCATCAAAGCGGCGGCAAGAAGAGCTGAAGAGACTTTTGCCCGATTGGTTTTCATAAGAAACCCTCCTAAGAACGAGATTGGATATAAGATAAAGCCCCCGCACCTAACGTTTCGATGCGCTCTGCACAGGAGCATTCATCCGGTGACGCTTCGATCATGATGGCGGGCGGCCGGAGGGATCAGCCCTTCACGGAACCCATCATCACCCCTTTGACGAAATAACGCTGCAGGAATGGATAGATGCACAGAATCGGGAAAACGGTAATGACCAGAAGCGCCATCCGGAGCGATTCCGGCGTAGCCCCCGCCACGTTATTGTTCATCGTCTGACCGCCCTGCTGGGCCGCCCGCTGCATGGAGGAAGACAGCGCCTCCGCCTCCGTCAGCATCTGCTGAAGAAGCGTCTGGACGGGAATCAGGCTTTTATCGGATACAAAATAAGTCCCGGTGAACCAGTCGTTCCAGTGGGCCACTCCGTTAAAGAGCGAGATGGTGGCCAGCACGGGCCCTGAGAGCGGAAGGATGACGCGCAGGAAAATTTGAAAATCCCCATAGCCGTCAATCCGTGCCGACTCCTCCAGCTCCTCGGGAATCCCCTGCAGGAAGGTCCGGATGATCACAATATGAAAGAAGCTGAACAGCATCGGAATGATATACACCCAGAAGGTGTTAACGAGATGAAGCTTCTGCAGGGTAATGAAATAGGGGATGAAGCCGGCGCTGAAGATCGTCGGCAGGAAGATGTAGAACGTGAAGAAGGTACGACCGGGCAGGGTCTTTTTGGACAGGGCGTACGCCATGAGGGTGCAGAGCGAGACATGAAGAATCGTACCGAGCAGCGTCCTCATAATGGTGATGCGGTATGCCTGCCATATTTTGGGATTGTGGAACACCTGAGCGTAGTTGTCCAGCGTAAACTGGCGCGGATAGAAGTACAGCGCCCCCAGCATGGAATCCTTGCCGTCATTCAGCGAATAAATGAGGATATAAAGAAACGGATAGAGCATGGACATGCTGAACAGGATCAGGAACGCCCCGTTAAGAAGGCTGAACAGAGATAGTTTGCGCTTCCCCATTAACGCAACACTCCTTTCGGATTAGAAGAGCGACACGTCGCTGATTTTGCGGGCCACCCGGTTAACGGTCACGATGAGCACCAGGGCGATCACGCTCTGGAACAAGCCGACGGCCGCCGCATAGCTGAGACGCCCTTCGCTGATCCCGGAGTTGATGACATGCACGTCCAGGACACTGCCAATGGCCGCCGTGGCGGGTCCGTTAAGCAGAAGCAGCTGCTCATACCCGGCGCTCATCAGGCTGCCTGTCGCCAAAATGAACAGAATGACCGCTATGTTGCGGATGCCGGGCAGCGTCACGTGCCACATCTGGCGGAACCTCCCCGCTCCATCGATGCGGGCCGCCTCATACAGCTGCTGGTCGATGCCTGCGATGGCCGCCATGTAGATAATGGAGTTCCACCCGATGTTCTTCCATACGTCGGATCCGAGGATCACCTGGTAGAACCAGGTCGTGTTGTTCAAGAAGGTAATCGGCTCTTGGATGAGACCGGTCCCCCTCAGGAAATCGTTAACCGGTCCGCCGTAAGGCGTCAGCAAGCGCTGCATAAGCGTCACCACGACAACCCAAGAAACGAAGTATGGCAGATACGAAAGCGTTTGCACGACTTTCTTGAATCTAAGGTTACGCACCTCGTTAAGAAGAATGGCCAGAACAATGGGCATCGTAAACCCGACGGAGAGCTTCATGGCGCTGATGAGGATCGTGTTGCGGATGAGCTCCCACGCCTGGTAGTACCCGAAGAATTGATGAAAATATTTCAAACCGGCCCACGGGCTTCCCGAGAATCCTCCCGAGAACCGGAAGTCTCGGAAGGCGACCTGGATGCCGAAAAGCGGAACATAAGAAAACAGAAAGAACCAGACGATCCCGGGCAGCATGAACAGGTAGAACAATTTATGCCGCCAGATTCGCTTCACAAGCGGATGTGCCGTCATACGCGTATCCTCCTTCCTGGAATGAAGGCGGCGGACATTAAGTCGAGCGGTTTCTTGAGAAACTGCTTCCGCCTTGGCCGACCGGTTAATTTTCATAAGCGGATGCCCGGGCAAGTCTCAGCGTGATGATCTCGAAGGGGCCGAATGTTAGCGGAAGGGATCTGTCCTTCACTTCCACCGGCTGAAGCTTGTTCTCCATTAAATCGGAGAGCCACGCTTCCGAGATCGGGAAGCCTGCCGT contains:
- a CDS encoding LysR family transcriptional regulator, which produces MDIRDMNYVWEVARHGSFTKAAEALHVTQPTISKMIKRLEEELGVTLFLRTGKKAELTDAGKAVAAHAETMVSSFRSLKEELNDLTGFRKGSIRLGLPPMVGVSFFPEMMGRFGERYPGIAIRMVEDGSKKLENELRGGGLDVAVILLPTGDSALDGYVFVEESLQLVLSPLHPLADKESIRLAELAREPFILFREDFALNDRILAACREAGFEPRVAYESAQWDFISRMAAERLGVALLPTTICRQLDPGRIRVVPLNDPIIPWRLAMMWRKEGYLSFAAREWIRFSRERLQEIGT
- a CDS encoding LrgB family protein is translated as MIALGCLLATLVIYWGAKRVYRAFPRVYLTPLLVAPVIIIGILTLAHLPYPSYEAGTHWLTRMIGPATVAMAIPLYQNFGMLKKHAAEITLSVLFGSAAALISSAWMARELHLDNRLVESLAPRSATTPIAMAVSERIGGIPTMTAVFVILTGLSGMILGPYMVRLLRIRSEVSRGVLFGTSSHNAGTSKAFESGSAAGSIASISMILTAFFTLLLAPWLMP
- a CDS encoding ABC transporter permease → MTAHPLVKRIWRHKLFYLFMLPGIVWFFLFSYVPLFGIQVAFRDFRFSGGFSGSPWAGLKYFHQFFGYYQAWELIRNTILISAMKLSVGFTMPIVLAILLNEVRNLRFKKVVQTLSYLPYFVSWVVVVTLMQRLLTPYGGPVNDFLRGTGLIQEPITFLNNTTWFYQVILGSDVWKNIGWNSIIYMAAIAGIDQQLYEAARIDGAGRFRQMWHVTLPGIRNIAVILFILATGSLMSAGYEQLLLLNGPATAAIGSVLDVHVINSGISEGRLSYAAAVGLFQSVIALVLIVTVNRVARKISDVSLF
- a CDS encoding extracellular solute-binding protein, which codes for MKTNRAKVSSALLAAALMGSTLVGCTGGGKDGGTSSSGNDGGGSGKEVTLKILHNWNGSSAGDVDLTPITKAIQEKTGVNVKLDYTKGSEVEKVNTIFATQDLPDIYTGPAWGGELDGIIKAAKEDQLVDLSGKLAQYPNLAKGIKKENVPPALYEKAIGAFGDKKYMLYQNQPATDKDALDWLYGFYVRKDIADKIGVDPQKVKTKDDLYAFLKKIKDAGLKENGMPVIPLGGFHNGWAVGIGSTMFYGSNYVDKGDGTLENVFFTKAYEDYTLYYRKLLSEGLLDPEAFTQTDPIANEKIKQGRIAVLAAHYPAILDASKDYVKAHPGSDYIPVGPLERAGAEPNRPADLAIQGNNVTVITKSCKNVDAALKLLDFLASDEGFKLVHYGVEGVHYDMANGKPVAKKEIFDKFAADTTGKQKKNEGFGIGFESLTGPDRTNSLGGDIWMDQDRMKAMENARKILRPNGIKVISAYNAGDVITKAPNWETLKPSMDKMNDVWKEAIFAKSDEAALNVLNALRGQLNKMNYPEAIKYVNDNLKGKEVVKVQMPN
- a CDS encoding metal-sensitive transcriptional regulator, with amino-acid sequence MDYNYTDAMKTRLRRIEGQIRGVLRLMDEEKPCKEVVAQLSAIRNASDKAIAHIVAENLQQCILAEQAAGNHDTGKLVKEAVELLVKSR
- a CDS encoding carbohydrate ABC transporter permease, whose translation is MGKRKLSLFSLLNGAFLILFSMSMLYPFLYILIYSLNDGKDSMLGALYFYPRQFTLDNYAQVFHNPKIWQAYRITIMRTLLGTILHVSLCTLMAYALSKKTLPGRTFFTFYIFLPTIFSAGFIPYFITLQKLHLVNTFWVYIIPMLFSFFHIVIIRTFLQGIPEELEESARIDGYGDFQIFLRVILPLSGPVLATISLFNGVAHWNDWFTGTYFVSDKSLIPVQTLLQQMLTEAEALSSSMQRAAQQGGQTMNNNVAGATPESLRMALLVITVFPILCIYPFLQRYFVKGVMMGSVKG
- a CDS encoding CidA/LrgA family protein; the protein is MIRFGKGVLQILFFVLVSYGMNAWVGFMGWPVPGSILGLGFVFVLLQLKILPLNAVELGAKWLLAEMLLFFIPSAAGVVEYKPMLLSSGPQILLVVLTGTALVMGCAGLAAELIIRRKGRKMP